In Promicromonospora sp. Populi, one genomic interval encodes:
- a CDS encoding GTP-binding protein HSR1: MSRLDLAARTAALDAAIAAAEGRLEPALLAEARAVVTRANERGGLSAEHTVVALAGATGSGKSSVLNAVAGLAIAQPGVRRPTTSHAMAAVWGEGADPLLDWLEVGRRHQVGAPTAAAETVAVEKAAGTPSADEPAETPAVEPSAVEPPAAEPPAAETSGSRGSFRRRTPAGETTGLVLLDLPDHDSVVTEHRVRAERLVQRADLLVWVVDPQKYADAALHEGFLRPLAGRGEVVVVALNQADRLTPQESSAMLADLKRLVAEDGLDGARVLAVSAKTGQGMDQLRDLLRRAAAKREAATARLAADERAVARKIVDECGTPPARQGNQARGDLVDALEAAAGVPTVVDAVRASARRDARAATGWPLTRWVGRLRRDPLRRLGLRSADQAHRAPSGREDLVRTSLPTARPAVRSAAASAVRRYVDEVTRGVADPWVLAARSRGQEGINKLPDELDQAIAATRVEVTRRPVWWSLVNIVQWSLVVAVVAGLLWLLVLFGFAYLQLPPLPTPVLTLPTWSGGDGVVFPGAPESGPGAGEGLGVDPFRIPWPTLLVLGGLLLGLLLALVCRVFGALGARRRAMGARRRLRQSVGAVADRLVREPVGEEMSQLAGCRTAATVAAS; the protein is encoded by the coding sequence ATGAGCCGGCTGGACCTGGCTGCCCGCACCGCGGCCCTGGACGCGGCGATCGCGGCCGCGGAGGGTCGCCTTGAGCCCGCGCTGCTGGCCGAGGCGCGCGCGGTGGTGACCCGCGCGAACGAGCGCGGCGGGCTGTCCGCGGAGCACACCGTCGTGGCACTGGCGGGCGCCACCGGGTCGGGCAAGTCATCGGTGCTGAACGCCGTGGCGGGGCTCGCGATCGCACAGCCCGGCGTGCGCCGACCGACGACGTCGCACGCGATGGCCGCCGTCTGGGGTGAGGGCGCGGACCCGCTGCTGGACTGGCTGGAGGTGGGCCGGCGGCACCAGGTGGGGGCGCCGACGGCGGCGGCCGAGACGGTTGCGGTCGAGAAGGCGGCCGGGACGCCGTCGGCTGACGAGCCTGCCGAGACTCCCGCCGTCGAGCCCTCGGCCGTCGAGCCCCCGGCCGCGGAGCCCCCGGCCGCCGAGACCAGCGGGAGCCGCGGGTCGTTCCGCCGTCGGACACCCGCGGGCGAGACGACCGGGCTGGTGCTGCTGGACCTGCCCGACCACGACTCGGTGGTGACCGAGCACCGGGTGCGCGCCGAACGCCTGGTGCAGCGCGCCGACCTGCTCGTCTGGGTGGTCGACCCGCAGAAGTACGCGGACGCCGCGCTGCACGAGGGCTTCCTGCGCCCGCTCGCGGGCCGCGGGGAGGTGGTGGTCGTTGCGCTCAACCAGGCCGACCGGCTGACGCCGCAGGAGTCGTCCGCGATGCTCGCCGACCTCAAGCGCCTGGTCGCGGAGGACGGGCTGGACGGCGCGCGGGTGCTCGCCGTGTCCGCCAAGACCGGGCAGGGCATGGATCAGCTCCGCGACCTGCTGCGCCGCGCCGCCGCGAAGCGGGAGGCCGCGACGGCCCGGCTCGCCGCGGACGAGCGGGCGGTGGCGCGGAAGATCGTCGACGAGTGCGGCACGCCGCCGGCCCGCCAGGGCAACCAGGCCCGGGGCGACCTGGTCGACGCGCTCGAGGCGGCGGCGGGCGTGCCGACAGTGGTCGACGCCGTCCGCGCCTCGGCCCGGCGTGACGCCCGCGCGGCGACCGGCTGGCCGCTGACCCGCTGGGTCGGGCGGCTGCGCCGGGACCCGTTGCGGCGGCTCGGGCTGCGCTCGGCGGACCAGGCGCACCGCGCGCCGTCGGGCCGGGAGGACCTGGTGCGCACCTCGCTGCCGACGGCGCGGCCAGCGGTGCGCTCCGCCGCGGCGTCGGCCGTGCGGCGCTATGTCGACGAGGTGACGCGCGGCGTGGCGGACCCGTGGGTCCTGGCCGCGCGCTCGCGGGGGCAGGAGGGCATCAACAAGCTGCCCGACGAGCTCGACCAGGCCATCGCCGCGACCCGGGTGGAGGTGACCCGGCGCCCGGTGTGGTGGTCGCTGGTCAACATCGTGCAGTGGTCGCTGGTCGTCGCCGTGGTGGCGGGCCTGCTGTGGCTGCTCGTCCTGTTCGGCTTCGCGTACCTGCAGCTCCCGCCCCTGCCGACCCCGGTGCTGACCCTGCCGACCTGGTCCGGTGGCGACGGGGTCGTGTTCCCCGGCGCGCCGGAGTCCGGCCCGGGCGCCGGTGAGGGGCTCGGCGTGGACCCGTTCCGCATCCCGTGGCCCACGCTCCTGGTGCTGGGCGGGCTCCTGCTCGGCCTGCTGCTCGCGCTGGTCTGCCGGGTGTTCGGCGCCCTGGGCGCCCGTCGCCGCGCCATGGGTGCCCGACGGCGGCTCCGCCAGTCGGTGGGCGCCGTCGCGGACCGGCTGGTGCGCGAGCCGGTGGGCGAGGAGATGTCCCAGCTAGCAGGCTGCCGGACGGCGGCGACGGTAGCGGCGAGCTGA
- a CDS encoding acyl-CoA thioesterase: protein MTRLHVPVTLRWSDLDAYAHVNNVAMFRLLEDARITAFWLHPEAPEGEAWPTAVVPTGPGANSHTLVAGQRIEYLKPLLFTRTPVRVEMWLGRIGGASAEVCYEVHDGIAGMAKTGPTSGGKPYARATTTLVFVDADTDRPRRLTEGERLAWKEFQEDPITFRHRG from the coding sequence ATGACACGCCTCCACGTCCCCGTCACGCTGCGCTGGTCCGACCTCGACGCCTACGCGCACGTCAACAACGTGGCGATGTTCCGCCTGCTGGAGGATGCCCGGATCACCGCCTTCTGGCTGCACCCCGAGGCGCCGGAGGGTGAGGCCTGGCCGACGGCGGTGGTCCCCACCGGCCCCGGTGCCAACTCGCACACCCTCGTGGCGGGCCAGCGCATCGAGTACCTGAAGCCGCTGCTGTTCACCCGGACCCCGGTGCGGGTGGAGATGTGGCTCGGCCGGATCGGCGGCGCGAGCGCCGAGGTCTGCTACGAGGTGCACGACGGCATCGCCGGCATGGCGAAGACCGGCCCGACGTCGGGCGGCAAGCCCTACGCCCGCGCGACCACCACGCTGGTGTTCGTCGACGCCGACACAGACCGGCCGCGACGGCTCACCGAGGGCGAGCGCCTGGCGTGGAAGGAGTTCCAGGAGGACCCGATCACGTTCCGCCACCGGGGCTGA
- a CDS encoding acyl-CoA thioesterase yields MDATTPDLTYGHGRPDSEPDALDRLLQVLDLRHLEGWGPRGEEDVLRGTSMPALANRAYGGQVLAQAILAADRTVPDGRLIHSMHGYFLREGRVEEPIDFAVERLRDGRSFSARRTHAIQFGKPILSMIASFQEDQPGYEHTMPMPDDVPPPDEVGSVIDELAGLREGSDVRAQFWADSAFELRHVGGSLYLHPDAAVANGGTPPSTQLVWVRARRPLGIKDQAMHRALLAFACDQLMLEPALRAAGKSWQEVGGSVPMASLDHGMWWHRDVQVDEWMLFVQTSPTAQGGRALGTAKVYTQDGTLVATAGQEGMIRLPG; encoded by the coding sequence GTGGACGCCACCACCCCTGACCTGACCTACGGCCACGGCCGGCCGGACAGCGAGCCCGACGCGCTCGACCGCCTCTTGCAGGTGCTCGACCTGCGGCACCTCGAGGGCTGGGGCCCGCGCGGCGAGGAGGACGTGCTGCGGGGCACCAGCATGCCCGCCCTGGCCAACCGCGCCTACGGCGGCCAGGTGCTCGCGCAGGCCATCCTGGCCGCGGACCGCACGGTGCCCGACGGCCGCCTGATCCACTCCATGCACGGCTACTTCCTGCGCGAGGGCCGGGTCGAGGAGCCCATCGACTTCGCGGTGGAGCGCCTGCGTGACGGCCGCTCGTTCAGCGCCCGGCGCACCCACGCCATCCAGTTCGGCAAGCCGATCCTGTCGATGATCGCGTCCTTCCAGGAGGACCAGCCGGGCTACGAGCACACCATGCCCATGCCCGACGACGTGCCGCCGCCCGACGAGGTCGGCTCCGTGATCGACGAGCTCGCCGGCCTGCGGGAGGGCTCCGACGTCCGCGCCCAGTTCTGGGCGGACTCGGCGTTCGAGCTGCGGCACGTGGGCGGGTCGCTGTACCTGCACCCGGACGCTGCGGTGGCCAACGGCGGTACGCCACCGTCGACCCAGCTGGTCTGGGTGCGCGCGCGCCGGCCGCTGGGCATCAAGGACCAGGCCATGCACCGCGCGCTGCTGGCCTTCGCGTGCGACCAGCTCATGCTGGAGCCCGCCCTGCGCGCGGCGGGCAAGTCGTGGCAGGAAGTCGGCGGGTCGGTACCGATGGCCAGCCTCGACCACGGCATGTGGTGGCACCGCGACGTCCAGGTGGACGAGTGGATGCTGTTCGTCCAGACCTCCCCGACGGCGCAGGGCGGCCGCGCCCTGGGGACGGCGAAGGTCTACACGCAGGACGGCACCCTCGTAGCCACGGCGGGCCAGGAGGGCATGATCCGCCTGCCCGGCTGA
- a CDS encoding globin, which translates to MTQESFFDAVGGHDTFVRLVDAFYDGVADDPVLRPMYPEEDLGPAKERLTLFLEQYWGGPNTYSAQRGHPRLRMRHVPFKVNPDARDRWLAHMRTAVDSLDLAPIHESQLWDYLERAAFSMINTFED; encoded by the coding sequence GTGACCCAGGAATCCTTCTTCGACGCCGTCGGCGGCCACGACACGTTCGTGCGTCTCGTTGATGCGTTCTACGACGGCGTCGCTGACGACCCGGTGCTGCGCCCCATGTACCCCGAGGAGGACCTGGGGCCGGCCAAGGAGCGGCTGACGCTGTTCCTGGAGCAGTACTGGGGCGGTCCTAACACGTACTCCGCGCAGCGCGGGCACCCGCGCCTGCGCATGCGGCACGTGCCGTTCAAGGTCAATCCCGACGCGCGCGACCGCTGGCTGGCCCACATGCGGACCGCCGTGGACTCGCTCGACCTCGCGCCGATCCACGAGTCGCAGCTGTGGGACTACCTGGAGCGCGCCGCCTTCAGCATGATCAACACGTTCGAAGACTGA
- a CDS encoding glucose PTS transporter subunit EIIB — MTKADQILAALGGTSNVVELEPCITRLRVEVSDPSLVDESGLKASGAFGVVRSGRVVQVIVGPEADSLAAELDTLRV; from the coding sequence ATGACGAAGGCTGACCAGATCCTCGCGGCACTCGGGGGGACCTCGAACGTCGTCGAGCTGGAGCCGTGCATCACCCGGCTCCGGGTCGAGGTGAGCGATCCGTCCCTCGTGGACGAGTCGGGACTGAAGGCGTCCGGCGCCTTCGGTGTGGTGCGTTCGGGCCGGGTGGTCCAGGTGATCGTGGGGCCCGAGGCGGACAGCCTGGCGGCGGAGCTGGACACGCTCCGGGTCTGA
- a CDS encoding mechanosensitive ion channel family protein, whose translation MFESLAASLFDSADDFWSWFGDIPLSIILILVVGMVLIYVTRRVITSLTERIAVGQKPRAVERTAVPAPGPVGTTTGAIPSITADAAPDTGAIPAPAGKIRKRRRKNLLTPQVLADALNAANPRAAERRAQRARTVGSVLNSSTNIVIGTIMMLSILQILGVPITGLLTGAGVVGVAIGFGAQSLVKDFLSGILLLIEDQFGVGDNVDLGGGVVGTVEAMGLRLTNVRSFDGTLWYVRNGEILRAGNRTQEWSRAVASVQVPLGTDVDAVRAALGRAVDQVQNDRDLGDSLLETPSVRGVDAVDNMGLTFTLHAQVRPAQQWLVERALRTAAHTALLGAGIVARSARVPIEGEHVEDVDGGSGLH comes from the coding sequence GTGTTCGAGTCTCTTGCTGCCTCCTTGTTCGACAGCGCCGACGACTTCTGGTCCTGGTTCGGTGACATCCCCCTGAGCATCATCCTGATCCTCGTGGTCGGCATGGTCCTCATCTATGTGACGCGGCGGGTGATCACGTCTCTCACCGAGCGCATCGCCGTCGGGCAGAAGCCCAGGGCGGTCGAGCGGACCGCCGTCCCCGCGCCCGGGCCCGTGGGCACCACCACGGGTGCGATCCCCAGCATCACGGCGGACGCCGCACCCGACACCGGCGCGATCCCCGCCCCGGCCGGCAAGATCCGCAAGCGCCGCCGCAAGAACCTGCTGACCCCGCAGGTCCTGGCCGACGCCCTGAACGCGGCCAACCCGCGCGCCGCCGAACGGCGCGCGCAGCGCGCGCGGACGGTCGGCTCGGTGCTGAACTCGTCGACCAACATCGTGATCGGCACGATCATGATGCTCTCGATCCTGCAGATCCTCGGTGTGCCCATCACGGGGCTGCTCACTGGTGCGGGCGTCGTCGGCGTCGCCATCGGCTTCGGGGCGCAGAGCCTGGTCAAGGACTTCCTGTCCGGCATCCTCCTGCTCATCGAGGACCAGTTCGGGGTGGGTGACAACGTCGACCTCGGCGGCGGGGTGGTCGGCACGGTCGAGGCGATGGGCCTGCGCCTGACCAACGTGCGCTCGTTCGACGGCACCCTCTGGTACGTCCGCAACGGCGAGATCCTGCGGGCGGGCAACCGCACCCAGGAGTGGAGCCGCGCCGTCGCCTCGGTGCAGGTGCCGCTCGGGACCGACGTCGACGCCGTCCGCGCCGCGCTCGGCCGTGCCGTGGACCAGGTGCAGAACGACCGGGACCTGGGCGACAGCCTCCTGGAGACGCCGTCGGTGCGCGGTGTGGACGCCGTCGACAACATGGGCCTCACCTTCACGCTGCACGCACAGGTACGGCCCGCACAGCAGTGGCTCGTCGAGCGAGCGCTGCGCACCGCCGCCCACACGGCTCTGCTCGGCGCGGGGATCGTGGCGCGCTCGGCCCGCGTGCCGATCGAGGGCGAGCACGTCGAGGATGTCGACGGCGGGTCGGGCCTGCACTGA
- the malQ gene encoding 4-alpha-glucanotransferase, whose amino-acid sequence MTGTTGTGPAVPPELAELADAHGVQREYTDHDGRVQQVSSSTIVAVLEALDVPSSTPGAVAASLDRTRDDAWRAMLPPTVVTREGTEVQVPVHVADGADVTAWIELEVSETPAVPTSATPWRVTAPQPTATGSFAVVRRTRVPLRQADVPTEPRTVDSRKVGRATFTVPDNVPLGWHTLHAESGGQTAQAVLVVTPQRLELRKKITRKQAWGFMVQLYSVRSRDSWGMGDLADLGDLAWQTAHNAGADFVAVNPLHATEPVSPLTPSPYLPTSRRFMSPLYIRVEDIRETAYLSAADRSLVEWAAEPVRELSEDSGPIDRDAIWEAKKAALEVVYTAQRSAARQTAFDEFVLAQGKGLVDFATWCAITEHLDGRDWPAELADPGSQGVLTLRNALSERVQFYCWLQWVADEQLHAAHRSGLDAGMRLGLLKDLAVGVSPDGADAWADSGVLAQGVSVGAPPDMYNQQGQNWSQPPWHPRALAKAGYAPYRDMLRTVLRHCGGLRIDHVLGLFRLWWIPGGARASAGAYVTYDHEALIGILCLEAQRAGVAIIGEDLGTFEPWIRDHLAERGILGTSVLLFERDDAGAPIEPEAYRAAALATVTTHDLPPTAGYLAGEHVDLRERLGLLTEDPTILRGRARAERESLVEALSRRGLTTFAPSERELVEGLHRYLKDTPSALVGVYLTDAVGERRAQNQPGTDTEYPNWKVPLADSAGTVVLLEDLFSNARLRSLVTVMNEEEPEEAPPS is encoded by the coding sequence ATGACCGGGACCACCGGAACCGGCCCCGCCGTACCGCCAGAGCTGGCCGAGCTGGCGGACGCCCACGGTGTGCAGCGCGAGTACACCGACCACGACGGCCGCGTGCAGCAGGTCAGCTCGTCGACGATCGTGGCGGTGCTCGAGGCGCTCGACGTCCCGTCGTCGACCCCCGGCGCCGTGGCCGCCAGCCTGGACCGGACCCGTGACGACGCCTGGCGCGCGATGCTGCCGCCGACGGTCGTGACCCGGGAGGGCACCGAGGTGCAGGTCCCGGTGCACGTGGCGGACGGCGCGGACGTCACCGCGTGGATCGAGCTCGAGGTGTCCGAGACGCCGGCCGTGCCCACCAGCGCCACACCCTGGCGCGTCACGGCGCCGCAGCCGACGGCCACGGGCTCGTTCGCCGTCGTCCGGCGCACCCGCGTGCCGCTGCGCCAGGCCGACGTCCCCACCGAGCCACGCACCGTGGACAGCCGCAAGGTCGGCCGGGCCACGTTCACCGTCCCCGACAACGTGCCGCTCGGCTGGCACACGCTGCACGCCGAGTCCGGCGGGCAGACGGCCCAGGCCGTGCTCGTGGTCACGCCCCAGCGGCTGGAGCTCCGCAAGAAGATCACCCGCAAGCAGGCCTGGGGCTTCATGGTCCAGCTCTACTCGGTGCGGTCCCGGGACTCCTGGGGCATGGGCGACCTCGCCGACCTGGGGGACCTGGCCTGGCAGACGGCGCACAACGCCGGGGCCGACTTCGTGGCGGTCAATCCGCTGCACGCGACCGAGCCGGTGTCGCCGCTCACCCCGAGCCCCTACCTGCCCACCTCACGCCGCTTCATGTCGCCCCTGTACATCCGCGTCGAGGACATCCGCGAGACGGCGTACCTCTCGGCCGCGGACCGGTCCCTCGTGGAGTGGGCCGCGGAGCCGGTCCGGGAGCTGTCCGAGGACTCCGGCCCGATCGACCGCGACGCCATCTGGGAGGCCAAGAAGGCGGCCCTCGAGGTCGTCTACACCGCACAGCGCTCGGCGGCCCGGCAGACGGCGTTCGACGAGTTTGTGCTCGCCCAGGGCAAGGGGCTCGTCGACTTCGCCACCTGGTGCGCCATCACCGAGCACCTCGACGGCCGGGACTGGCCCGCGGAGCTTGCCGACCCGGGCTCACAGGGCGTGCTGACGCTGCGCAACGCCCTGTCCGAGCGCGTCCAGTTCTACTGCTGGCTGCAGTGGGTAGCCGACGAGCAGCTGCACGCGGCGCACCGCTCCGGGCTCGACGCCGGCATGCGGCTGGGCCTGCTCAAGGACCTCGCCGTCGGCGTGTCCCCGGACGGCGCGGACGCATGGGCGGACTCCGGCGTGCTCGCCCAGGGTGTGTCCGTCGGCGCCCCGCCGGACATGTACAACCAGCAGGGCCAGAACTGGTCCCAGCCGCCCTGGCACCCGCGGGCGCTCGCGAAGGCGGGCTACGCGCCCTACCGCGACATGCTCCGCACGGTGCTGCGGCACTGCGGCGGCCTGCGCATCGACCACGTGCTCGGGCTCTTCCGCCTGTGGTGGATCCCGGGCGGGGCGCGCGCGTCGGCCGGCGCGTACGTCACCTACGACCACGAGGCACTGATCGGCATCCTCTGCCTGGAGGCGCAGCGTGCCGGGGTGGCGATCATCGGCGAGGACCTGGGCACCTTCGAGCCCTGGATCCGCGACCACCTCGCCGAGCGCGGCATCCTGGGCACGTCGGTGCTGCTCTTCGAGCGGGACGATGCCGGTGCGCCGATCGAGCCGGAGGCGTACCGGGCGGCCGCGCTCGCCACCGTCACCACCCACGACCTGCCGCCCACCGCCGGGTACCTCGCGGGAGAGCACGTGGACCTGCGGGAGCGGCTCGGCCTGCTCACGGAGGACCCGACGATCCTGCGCGGGCGTGCGCGCGCGGAGCGCGAGTCGCTCGTCGAAGCACTGTCGCGCCGCGGTCTGACGACGTTCGCCCCGTCCGAGCGCGAGCTGGTCGAGGGCCTGCACCGCTACCTCAAGGACACACCGTCCGCGCTGGTCGGGGTGTACCTGACCGACGCCGTGGGCGAGCGGCGCGCGCAGAACCAGCCCGGCACGGACACCGAGTACCCGAACTGGAAGGTGCCCCTGGCGGACTCCGCGGGGACCGTGGTGCTGCTGGAGGACCTGTTCAGCAACGCCCGCCTGCGCTCGCTGGTGACGGTGATGAACGAGGAAGAACCGGAAGAGGCCCCTCCGAGCTGA
- the pepN gene encoding aminopeptidase N: MPGENLTRAEAVERAGVVSVESYEIALDLTTGPETFASATTVHFTATEGASTFVDLVAPSVRSVVLNGRALDPSAVFADSRITLDSLAAENELVVVADCGYTNTGEGLHRFVDPVDGEVYLYTQFEVPDARRVFAAFEQPDLKATFQFTITAPAAWEVVSNEPTPEPVPAGDVATWTFEPTGRISTYITALVAGPYAVVRSSLTSSDGREIPLGAFCRKSLSEHFDADYIFEKTRQGFEFYESTFGVPYPFTKYDQLFVPEYNMGAMENAGCVTFTETYVFRSKVTDAVRERRVVTILHELAHMWFGDLVTMKWWNDLWLNESFAEYASTLATAEATEWEAAWTTFSAMEKSWAYRQDQLPSTHPIVAEIKDLEDVQVNFDGITYAKGASVLKQLVAWVGREAFVAGVSAYFGKHAWGNTELPDLLTELEATSGRDLKAWSSLWLETAGVNTLRPVIETDSHGRIMSFVVEQTAPAEWPTIRPHRLGIGFYSLSDDGELVRTRFVEVDVDGPRTDVKELVELDRPALVLLNDEDLAYAKIRLDAASLRVALQHLADIADPLARSLVWGSVWDAVRDGEVPASEYVRLVLGGIARETESTTLRTTLNQMMLAAKQYVAPSDRAETLAEVGDTLWALVGDAEAGSDTQFQLVKFFAHVASTPAHIATLSGLLDGSIPLDGLTLDTDLRWELLEGLVLNGAAGDSEIDEMLAADNTATGRQAAARARAAKPTAEGKLAALSSVVAADVPNAIIRNTGLGFLHVNDPAALADVVQPYLDAVLKVWNERSYHIAEEIIEGFYPAPLASAELRDATTAWLESNADAPPALRRLMVEARAGTTRALKAQSVDA; this comes from the coding sequence GTGCCCGGAGAGAACCTGACCCGCGCCGAGGCGGTCGAACGAGCCGGCGTGGTATCGGTCGAGTCGTACGAGATCGCCCTGGACCTGACCACCGGTCCGGAGACTTTCGCCTCGGCCACGACGGTGCACTTCACCGCCACGGAAGGCGCCTCGACGTTTGTCGACCTGGTCGCCCCGTCGGTGCGGTCCGTGGTGCTGAACGGCCGTGCGCTGGACCCGTCGGCAGTGTTCGCCGACTCCCGCATCACCCTGGATTCGCTGGCCGCCGAGAACGAGCTCGTCGTCGTCGCCGACTGCGGGTACACCAACACGGGCGAGGGCCTGCACCGCTTCGTGGACCCGGTGGACGGCGAGGTGTACCTCTACACGCAGTTCGAGGTGCCCGACGCGCGCCGGGTGTTCGCCGCCTTCGAGCAGCCGGACCTCAAGGCCACGTTCCAGTTCACGATTACCGCGCCCGCCGCGTGGGAGGTCGTCAGCAACGAGCCGACGCCGGAGCCGGTACCCGCTGGCGACGTCGCCACCTGGACGTTCGAGCCCACCGGCCGCATCTCGACCTACATCACGGCGCTCGTGGCCGGCCCCTACGCGGTGGTCCGTTCGTCGCTGACGTCGTCGGACGGCCGGGAGATCCCGCTCGGCGCGTTCTGCCGCAAGTCGCTCTCGGAGCACTTCGACGCGGACTACATCTTCGAGAAGACCCGCCAGGGCTTCGAGTTCTACGAGTCCACGTTCGGCGTGCCGTACCCGTTCACCAAGTACGACCAGCTCTTTGTGCCCGAGTACAACATGGGCGCCATGGAGAACGCGGGCTGCGTGACGTTCACGGAGACGTACGTGTTCCGGTCCAAGGTGACCGACGCCGTGCGCGAGCGCCGCGTCGTGACGATCCTGCACGAGCTGGCGCACATGTGGTTCGGCGACCTGGTCACCATGAAGTGGTGGAACGACCTGTGGCTCAACGAGTCGTTCGCGGAGTACGCCTCCACGCTCGCCACGGCCGAGGCCACGGAGTGGGAAGCTGCCTGGACCACGTTCTCCGCGATGGAGAAGTCCTGGGCCTACCGGCAGGACCAGCTGCCCTCCACGCACCCGATCGTCGCGGAGATCAAGGACCTCGAGGACGTCCAGGTCAACTTCGACGGCATCACCTACGCCAAGGGCGCGTCGGTGCTCAAGCAGCTCGTGGCCTGGGTGGGGCGTGAGGCGTTCGTCGCGGGTGTGTCCGCGTACTTCGGCAAGCACGCGTGGGGCAACACCGAGCTGCCCGACCTGCTGACCGAGCTCGAGGCCACCAGCGGCCGCGACCTCAAGGCCTGGTCGAGCCTCTGGCTGGAGACCGCCGGCGTGAACACGCTGCGCCCGGTGATCGAGACGGACAGCCACGGCCGCATCATGTCGTTCGTCGTCGAGCAGACGGCGCCCGCCGAGTGGCCCACCATCCGCCCGCACCGCCTCGGCATCGGTTTTTACAGCCTGTCCGACGACGGTGAGCTCGTGCGGACCCGCTTCGTCGAGGTCGACGTCGACGGCCCCCGCACGGACGTGAAGGAGCTCGTCGAGCTCGACCGCCCGGCGCTGGTGCTGCTCAACGACGAGGACCTCGCGTACGCGAAGATCCGGCTCGACGCCGCGTCGCTGCGCGTCGCCCTGCAGCACCTGGCCGACATCGCGGACCCGCTGGCCCGCTCCCTGGTCTGGGGCTCGGTCTGGGACGCGGTGCGCGACGGCGAGGTCCCGGCCTCCGAGTACGTGCGCCTCGTGCTCGGCGGCATCGCCCGCGAGACCGAGTCGACGACGCTGCGCACCACGCTCAACCAGATGATGCTGGCGGCCAAGCAGTACGTGGCGCCGTCGGACCGTGCGGAGACCCTCGCTGAGGTCGGCGACACGCTCTGGGCCCTCGTGGGCGACGCCGAAGCGGGCTCGGACACGCAGTTCCAGCTCGTGAAGTTCTTCGCGCACGTGGCGTCCACGCCGGCGCACATCGCGACGCTGTCGGGCCTGCTGGACGGCTCGATCCCGCTCGACGGGCTGACCCTCGACACCGACCTCCGCTGGGAGCTCCTGGAGGGCCTGGTGCTCAACGGCGCCGCTGGTGACTCGGAGATCGACGAGATGCTTGCAGCCGACAACACCGCCACGGGCCGCCAGGCGGCCGCCCGCGCGCGCGCCGCGAAGCCGACGGCCGAGGGCAAGCTGGCTGCGCTGTCGTCGGTGGTGGCCGCCGACGTGCCGAACGCGATCATCCGGAACACCGGCCTCGGGTTCCTGCACGTGAACGATCCGGCCGCGCTGGCCGACGTCGTGCAGCCGTACCTGGATGCCGTGCTCAAGGTGTGGAACGAGCGGTCGTACCACATCGCGGAGGAGATCATCGAGGGCTTCTACCCGGCGCCCCTGGCGTCGGCGGAGCTCCGCGACGCGACGACGGCGTGGCTGGAGTCGAACGCCGACGCGCCCCCGGCGCTGCGCCGCCTCATGGTGGAGGCCCGAGCGGGCACGACCCGAGCCCTGAAGGCCCAGTCGGTAGACGCCTGA